From a region of the Gordonia sp. PP30 genome:
- a CDS encoding acyl-CoA dehydrogenase family protein, whose amino-acid sequence MAINLELPEKLNSTVERAHLAAEHIFRPITRKYDLAEHEYPVELDELGKLAKQARAAERSGEAESGASSEDTVNGANLRSVLNARELSWGDVGLMLSIPGQGLGNAAIAAVADDEQLERFGDVWAAMAITEPGFGSDSAAVSTTAVADGDDYVINGEKIFVTAGSRADHVVVWATLDASLGRAAIKSFVVPMDTEGVTVVRLENKLGIRSSDTAVVRFDDVRVPAGNLLGSPEIDVKKAFGGVMQTFDNTRPVVAAMAVGLGRAALEELRRILEEAGHPVDYDRPAAAQHAAVAEFIRLESDWEASWLLTLRAAWMADNKEPNSLEASMSKAKAGRTVTELTNKAVEIGATAAYSETELLEKWARDSKILDIFEGTQQIQQLIIARRVLGKSSADLK is encoded by the coding sequence ATGGCGATCAACCTTGAGCTCCCGGAGAAGCTGAACTCCACGGTCGAGCGTGCTCATCTCGCAGCCGAGCACATCTTCCGGCCGATCACTCGCAAGTACGACCTGGCCGAGCACGAATATCCCGTCGAACTCGACGAGCTCGGCAAACTCGCGAAGCAGGCCCGGGCCGCCGAGCGCTCCGGCGAGGCCGAGTCCGGTGCCTCGTCCGAGGACACCGTGAACGGCGCCAACCTGCGGTCGGTGCTCAACGCCCGCGAGTTGAGCTGGGGTGACGTCGGCCTGATGCTGTCGATCCCGGGCCAGGGTCTGGGCAACGCGGCGATCGCCGCCGTCGCCGACGACGAGCAGCTGGAGCGCTTCGGCGACGTGTGGGCCGCGATGGCGATCACCGAGCCGGGCTTCGGCAGCGACTCGGCCGCCGTCTCGACGACCGCCGTCGCCGATGGTGACGACTACGTGATCAACGGCGAGAAGATCTTCGTGACGGCCGGCTCGCGCGCCGACCACGTGGTGGTCTGGGCGACGCTGGACGCCTCGCTCGGGCGCGCCGCCATCAAGAGCTTCGTCGTGCCGATGGACACCGAAGGTGTCACCGTGGTGCGGCTGGAGAACAAGCTGGGGATCCGGTCGTCGGACACCGCCGTCGTGCGGTTCGACGACGTCCGCGTCCCGGCCGGCAACCTGCTCGGCAGCCCGGAGATCGACGTCAAGAAGGCCTTCGGCGGGGTCATGCAGACCTTCGACAACACCCGCCCCGTCGTCGCCGCCATGGCCGTCGGCCTCGGTCGTGCCGCGCTCGAAGAACTGCGCCGGATCCTGGAGGAGGCCGGACACCCCGTCGACTACGACCGTCCCGCCGCCGCCCAGCACGCCGCGGTCGCCGAGTTCATCCGGCTCGAGTCGGACTGGGAGGCCTCCTGGCTGCTCACCCTGCGCGCGGCGTGGATGGCGGACAACAAGGAGCCCAACTCGCTCGAGGCGTCGATGAGCAAGGCCAAGGCCGGCCGCACCGTCACCGAGCTGACCAACAAGGCCGTCGAGATCGGCGCCACCGCCGCCTACAGCGAGACCGAACTCCTGGAGAAGTGGGCGCGCGACTCGAAGATCCTGGACATCTTCGAGGGCACCCAGCAGATCCAGCAGCTGATCATCGCCCGCCGGGTGCTCGGCAAGTCGTCCGCCGACCTGAAGTAG